A section of the Oreochromis aureus strain Israel breed Guangdong linkage group 22, ZZ_aureus, whole genome shotgun sequence genome encodes:
- the LOC116311968 gene encoding zinc finger protein 708-like — protein sequence MGERPFSCEDCGKSFTKSRDLKRHQLIHTGETPFSCEDCGKSFTKSRDLKRHQLIHTGETPFSCEDCGKSFTQSANLKKHQLIHTGERPFSCGDCGKSFTQMSNLKKHQIIHTGERPFSCDECGRSFTQSASLVKHQTIHTGQRPFSCKFCGKCFPSASSSKRHQIIHSGVKAYTCDQCGKAFTQRSGLQSHLVTHSGIKAYTCDQCGKAFTQRSGLQSHLVTHSGIRAYSCDICGKTFNHQWNLKKHQHRHNREEMNYCQECGRGFTTSNDLKRHELIHSGVKKHLCDQCGSSFTTVSHLKRHKRVHTGEKPYKCRH from the coding sequence AtgggagagagaccgttcagctgtgaagactgtggaaagtcttttaccaagTCTAGAGACTtgaaaagacaccaactcatccacactggagagacaccattcagctgtgaagactgtggaaagtcttttaccaagTCTAGAGACTtgaaaagacaccaactcatccacactggagagacaccgttcagctgtgaagactgtggaaagtcttttacgcaGTCTGCAAACTTAAAAAagcaccaactcatccacactggagagagaccgttcagctgtggagactgtggaaagtcttttacgcagatgtcaaacttaaaaaaacaccaaatcatccacactggagagagaccgttcagctgtgacgagtGCGGCAGGTCTTTTACCCAGTCTGCAAGCCTAGTAAAACACCAAACCATCCACACTGGACAGAGACCATTCAGTTGTAAATTCTGTGGAAAGTGTTTTCCCTCAGCTTCAAGCTCAAAAAGACACCAgatcatccacagtggagttaaagcgtacacctgtgatcagtgtggcaaagCTTTTACTCAGCGTAGTGGCTTACagagtcatctagttacccactctggaattaaggcgtacacctgtgatcagtgtggcaaagCTTTTACTCAGCGTAGTGGTTTACagagtcatctagttacccactctggaatcagagcatacagctgtgacatttgtggaaaaactttcaatCATCAATGGAATctgaaaaaacatcaacatAGACACAATAGAGAAGAAATGAACTATTGCCAAGAATGTGGGAGAGGTTTCACGACATCAAATGACTTAAAACGACATGAACTcattcacagtggggttaaaaagcacctctgtgaccagtgtgggtcGTCCTTCACCACTGTGAGTCACCTTAAAAGACACAAaagagtccacacaggagagaaaccatacaagtgcagacactga